A single Thermoplasmatales archaeon DNA region contains:
- a CDS encoding DDE-type integrase/transposase/recombinase, with protein MKETIEKWCKKEGIEVEYTPPYYPQTKGKIERAIRTFNEEFLKMFFYYFRNLLNGLTIIDTTWVSMIILPMYIFQKMLPMLLDNTQQKLI; from the coding sequence TTGAAAGAAACTATTGAAAAATGGTGTAAGAAAGAAGGTATAGAAGTTGAATATACTCCTCCCTATTATCCACAAACAAAAGGAAAGATTGAAAGAGCCATAAGAACTTTCAATGAAGAATTTCTGAAAATGTTCTTTTATTACTTCAGGAATTTATTGAATGGTTTAACAATCATAGATACCACATGGGTATCCATGATTATCCTGCCAATGTATATTTTTCAAAAAATGTTACCGATGTTACTTGACAATACACAACAGAAATTAATTTAA